The genomic interval AGTCTAGGATACTGACATTTGTGTGAGAGccagcagtttcaaaacactttcaAATTCATCCTGAGAAACATGGAGCAGGAAATAAAGGGACAGGAGGGAAaagtggcaggagggagaagaggcagaaggaagaggtggtaattttctttaaatgggaaaggaaaaggatGAATATGGAAAGAATAGgtaaaacattcagaaaacatCTAGAAATTTGACCTAAGTTGTCATAATTATTACTAAAAAATTGGACAACtgttaaaattacattttcaaaatcaacatgcaaaataGATTCTGAGGACAGGAAGGtttcagctattttaaaattagctatttCAGAGTCCCCACTTAGACTCTAACAATAGGACTGGATCATTCATTATTAATGGCAGAAAAGTTGAAGAATAGGTTTGATCTGtagtaaagaaattaaagaaccaGAACCAAATTCTCTTTGGCTGATGTATGCAGAGAATCTAGTCTTTCACTTCCTCCACTCAAATATGAGGTGTCTGAGGCTTCTTATCCATATAACTGACCTTTACTACATTTGAAAAACCTGAGAAACTTGCTATTACTACACTAATCACGGTATCAGTCATTCTCACCTGAAACTACGCTAATCAGGCTATCAGTCATTCTCACCTGAAACTTGTATTCCAGTTGACCCAGGTCCTCTCGAAGAACAGAGGGGCAACTGTGCAAAATCTTGGTGACTTGCTGTACCGTGAAAAGGCACTTCTCCTTGAGAAGCCTGACAGTGTCATTAATGTCCTGCTGACGCATGGTGAAAATTTCGGGGCAACAGTAAAGCACCCTCTTTAATTTCCCTGCAGAACATTCAAAAAAGGCAAGCACATAATTTCAGGATACTCCAGAAACTCAAGGAGCTAGCTGCACCCAATTTAAGtccacatttaaaaacaaacaaggatCCTCTCCTTCCAAAGAGCAAGTGGCAATTTCAGATCTATCTTCCCAGAAACACCATGGAAATGATACATCTCCCCACTGACTTCCTGACACTCCTCAGACTCACCATCCTTCCCTCCCTATATTCCTGCTTTATTCTGGCCTCCCACCTGAAAGGTGCCAACTTTGTATTTTGGGTCTCCTCTTGCCCTCCTCACTTGGAAAATAATTTCCCAGGCATTTACTGGAAAGATCAGAGAGTAATATGGGAGAGTAGTTTCCTCCATATTGTGGGTTTGGGTTGATGTTTCCTTCTATAATAAAATAGTCATTGAAGCATTCACAACTAACATTCTCAAGCTGAACTCAATGAAAAGGAGTtccatcatcatcgtcatcataacagtaataacaataatagtaatcaTGAGGACACACAACACCAATGCTGACGTCCTGGTTACCAGGGTCACCATATCTTCTCCAAGCCAGGGCACCTTGAGTGAAAGAGGCCCTATTAAAACCGCACTAACTGGTGTAAACTGGGACTATTCCACGCCTTCCTAGGGATAGCTGAGCAAAATTCAGTAATTGGAAACTTAAAGTCAACTATTTAAACTGTTAATTAAAATTTTCCTAACATTTGAGTTAGTGATTATCTTAATATGTGAGGAGTTTCAGGAGTTTAGGTTTATCTTCATCTCTTAAGGCTGTGCTGAGTTTGCTAATTAATAACCACCACACATAATATATTTAGACTTTTAGATTACACTGTAAGAATCTGTTAAGAGAAATATACAAGGCTACCTTTTTCTTATCTTCTAGAGAAGGAGGCCTGGAGAGATGCTGTGAAATGGTGGATCCTAAACCTTCCACCCCTGCCTGAAAAAAAATATTACCAGGAAGAGTCAATAATGCAAAGAAATAATAGTGGAACTCCTCTGGTCAAAGTGGGTAAGGGTCCTTGGAGACCCCCAACTCCTCCAGAAGGCCCTTAAAGAGATTCAAGGAACTTTGAGCATCCTTGAGATGTGAATATTGTTGGGGGCAGGAGTGGGGGATAAACAGAAGGGAAGGCCACTCCACGAGTTTCCCAGGAACCTGGCAAGATCTTTCCTGTTCCACAGTAAATCTAAACACTCCGCTAGAATCTAAGTCTTTACAAGAGATGTTGGTTTGACATCACATCACAGAGACAGAGCAGTAAGACCATTTCATGTTGATTTAAACATCAAATGTTATATGTACACACATTTATCAACATCACATATCAGCATCAACCCACTGAGCACATACCATATGCCTACCACTGCACTAAGTGCTAAGGATCCCACAGTGAACAAGGCAGACAAGAGTCTCTGCCTTGGCACTCAATTTTTTCTTCTAGTCTtaactcctcctccttccctctcgaAATGTATTCTGCACAGAAGGCCACTCCTATTCCTCACCTCCGAGCCGAATTATACAATCCTCTCCAGGAACACAGACATACTCAGAAACCTCCCCTAATCCACCTCACCTTAGGCTGTTCTTTCCCCAACTCTGGCTCCTCTCACActatataaaatcttttttttttttttttgagacagagagccttgctgtcacccagcctggagtgcagtggcgccatctcagcttaccgcaacctccacctcctgggttcaagcgattctcatgcctcaaccccccaagtagctggaattacaggcgcgtgccaccacgcctggctaatttttctatttttagttgagtcagtgtttcaccatattggccaggctgatcttgaacccctgacctcaagtgatctgcctgcctcggcctcccaaacaactgggattacaggcataagccaccgcacccagccaaaatctgCAACTTCTTGTACCTTCTTCAAGCCCAAGCTTTCGCAGGTAACTGGAGCGCTTCCTCATTTGCATAATTGGCAGTTTCAATAACTGGGGACTTTTCTTCAAGACCACACACACAGGCTCTGGATTCAGACCCAAGAGAATAAATTCTGAAATGATGTCCAGGAACTGTTGAGGACTGGCACCTCGCCGTACACTGAGCAATTCATTAATATGGGCATTGCTGAAACCCATGTCCAGGAGGGAAGTGATGACCCTCTCTAACTCCAAGGACCTTTGTTCCACAGGAGTCCCCTGCTTCTCAAGGAGGCACTGAACAAGATTCCTCCTGCACTCTGGTTCCTGCACATAGTTATTGGATCTAACACAAGATAACTCCTCGGTGACCCCTCCATTGGAGGCTGTAGTCAGTTTGCGCAACAAAGAAGCTGTCgtccttctcttttctccaagATGAGGAGTCTGCCTAGCCATACAGGCCCAGGTGAGAGGGACCAGGCGGTGCACATCAAGGACCTGTAAGACACAGGACCAAAAGACAATTAATTCCTCACTATTCCAGTGTAATGGACACCATAAGACTTTTGAGCCAGAGTACTTACTGCCTTGGTTCCACACAAACATACAGTTTTTATAAGCAATCTGCAAAATCCTATCTGAACTTAAGCCTACAGAGAAGGAAGCTCACATAGAACAGGGTATTTCAAGGTCACAGAGATGGGAGTCAAGCAGGTACAATACTGTTAGCTTTTGCAGCTTTAAGGATGGGAGCAGGGACACGAAGGAAGAGGGAAAAACTATTTCTAGGCCACCTGGTCATGTGTGCCAGAAAAGTCTGGACCTCAGACTACTTTCCAGATTCATTCCACGAGAAGAATCTTGTGGGATACAGAGTTGGCCCTTGAACAAGGGTTAGAACTGCTTggatccacttatatgtggattttcttccacctctgccacccttgAGACACCAAGACCAAACtctcctccacatcctcttcagcctAAAGACCTTATGAGGATCTACTTCctcttaatgaatagtaaatacattttctcttaggattttctttttgttttttgagacggggtctcactctgttgcccaggctggagtgcagtggtgcaatcatggctcactgcagccttgacttccccaggctgaggtaatcctcccacctcagccttctgagtagctgggactacaggtgcacactacaccctgctaatttttgtattttttgtagagacggggttttgcccttatgattttcttaataacgttttcttttctctagcttactttaagaatacagaatgcaatatatatatacaagataTGTGTTAACTGTTTATGTTGtcggtaaggcttccagtcatgagtaggctattagtagttgaGTTTTGGAGGAGTCGAACGTTATACACTGATTTTCAACTGGTGTGGGGGCAGTCTGGTGCCCCTaacccctgtgttgttcaagggtcacaGTAATTAGTCAACTTGCATACACAATTCCAGCTGACCTCAAAAGTCTTCAGTGGTTCAGGCTGGTGCTTAACAAACTATGCACAAATCATCCAGGCACTCTAAGCCAGCAGTCTTCAacgtttttggcaccagggactggcttcacggaagacaatttttccacagactggtgaggggtttcaggatgattcaagcatatTACATTtgttgtgcactttatttctattcttttcacGTTGTAATATaagatgaaataattatacaactcaccataatgtagaatcactgggagccctgagcttgttttcctataACCAGgaggtcccatctgggggtgatgggaaacagtgacagatcattgggcatcagattctcaaaaggagcgtgcaacctagatccttcaaaggcgcagttcacaatagggttcgcgcTCCAGTGAGAATCTAACGCGGCtggtctgacaggaggcggagctcaggcggtaatgccaGCGAagggagcggctgtaaatacagacgAAGTTTGGCTGGCTCACTTgtcgctcacctcctgctgtgcagcctggttcctaatagGCAAGGGACGGTACCGGGGGTTGGGGAACCCCTGCTCTAAACCCTTCACATCGGTCCCAACCCCTTCTCCAGCGTCATCGATTGTCGCCCTGGGACCAGCCTGCCAAGCCCAAGCCCtggctgctctccagcctcccctGTCCAGATGCTCCCTCCGCCAGGAACACCGGGCAGTCGCTGGAGTCAGCGGGCGCGGCCCGGGAAACTGGGCTCAAGCCTAAAGACCTTTATGCTGATTCCGCTTCCTCTTAATGAAAAGTACATGTTATCTTCCTTGTGAAGTTGAAACTCTTACTCGAGTCacctcaggccgggcgcggtggtggctcacgcctgtaatcccagcactttgggagttcgaggcgggtggatcacctgacgccagaagttagagaccagcctgggcaacacggtgaaaccccgtctctactaaaaatacaaaaacgagccaggcatggtggcgggcgcctgtaatcccagctactcgggaggctgaagcagaattgcttgaacccgggaggcggaggttgcagtgagccgagatcgcgccattgcactccagcctggcgacagagcgagactttgtctcaaaaaaaaaaaaaaaaaaaaagtcaactctaTATCCCACCATAATTGAGCAGAGCCACGGGTCCAGGATGCCAAAACCAGGTCACCGTGCACGGACCTCCGGAAGGGCTCCACGACCTGGCCGTGAAACACTCGGCGGTCGCGGTTCCTCTGCGTCGCTGCCCGCCCGCCTGCGACCCGGAGAACCCCGCGCGCCCAGCTCGAGCTTACCTGACGGCTGAACGCAGCCATAGCGCAGAGAAGATGGCAGCAGTTATGGCGCCGGAAGCAGCCGTCCTCCCCCGTCCTTCACTTCCGGCCCCCGGTCCGTCACCGCCGCCGTTCCCAGCGCCAGCGCGGTGCTGGTGGATCGTGATTCCGGCCTGGAGCTGTGCTGAGTGCTCACCGCCCCGCGGGGCTCAGGTGTCCCGGGGCCGCCCCTCAGCAAAGCCGGAAGGCCGGAGTCGCGCCCGTCACCGCGCCGCCGCCTCTGCCGCGGCCTCAGCCCTCGGGGGCCTCGGTGTCCGGTTGTTCCCGTTGCACTGCCCGTGTCCCGCTTCGCAGAGCTCTGGGCCGGGTGAACGAATGGGTCGTCCTGGCCCATACTCGTGTTTCAGATGACCTGAGAATTCCTCTCAAGAGTACAGGTAGAGGGGAACCGGTTCCTTGCTTCGAAGGAACTTCACCCGAGACCGCAGAAATCCTTCCCGAGACAGGAAAAATGGATTCCGTTCCATATAGAGATATTTAAGATTTTATTGTGTAAAAATCTGTATTCAGCGTGAACACCGGGGCCACCTACGCACAAAAAGAAGTCTTTAccgcttttatttctttttactctcaGCCAGTGGAGGATGAGAATTTGCCGTTTTTAAAAGACCCAAGTAAAATGACAGGAATTACGGCACATTTCCCTTCATAAGCAAGAGCCTTCCCAACTTAGAGGTCTGGTTCCCTCTTACGATGAAATATAGTAAAGTTTAGCCCAATGTGTATTCATTCTTAAATTTCCTCTCTCGACCTGTTTAAGAGCGTAGGTATCTTTCAAAAGGTGATGCTTGTGAAGAATAAAAAGGTGTGCTTTCTCAGCTGCCTAAATCCTGCCACCAAAGCCTTAATTTATAAGCATTTCTTGTTTTATCTACTTCATTCTGGACTGACATAAAGGATTTGATTCTTGCATGGGTACACATTTACATATCTGCTTTGCGCCAGGCACATGAAGTGGGGTGCCAAACTGTTTATGTAAAACTGTCTTTTGACAAAAGGATTATAtcaaagaaaaggaaggttctaaTCTGTGTAGAACTAAAGAATTGGTTGCTTtggcagagtgcagtggcccatgcctgtaatcccagcactttgagaggctgaggtggggggattgcctgggctcaggagttcaagaccaacctgagcaacataggaaaactgtctctacaaaaaataaaaaattagccggaagtagtggcgtgcacctgtagtcccagctactcaggagcctgaagtgggaggatcacttgagtccaggaggttgaggctgcagtgagccgtgattgcaccactgcactccagcctgcgtaacagagcaagaccttgtctcaaaaaacaaaaggaaaaaaaaaattggttgcctttgttgttttttataatgtaattttcttctcaaaacactcAGCTGTCAACATCTCACAATAAATTATGTTAATGCTTACACCAAAAGCCTAAGAAAATCCCATGAGCCACCCCAACTCCCTGGAAAGAATCAAGGAACCTGAACAGGTTGTCTAGCTCTAGAAATAAAATGACAGCTGGGACATGGGGATTACTATGAAAAATTGacatgaggccgggtgtggtggctcacgcctgtaatcccagcactttgggaggctgaggtgggaggatcacctgaggtcaggggtttgagaccagcctggaaaacatggtgaaaccccgtctctactaaaaatacaaaaattagccaggcatggtggtgggcgtctgtagtcccagctactcaggaggctgaggcaggagaatcacttgaacctgggaggcggaggttgcagtgagccaagatcgcgccattgtactgcagcctgggcaacaaaagcaaaagtacatctcaaaaaaatcacCTTCAGCCTTGTATGAAAACTTTGCTCTCTCAAACCATACTTTAAAAATACGCAgtgggttgggcacagtggctcatgcttgtaatcccagcgctttgagaggctgagatgggtggatcacctgaggtcaggagtttgagaccagcctggccaatatagtgaaaccctgcctctactaaaaatacaaaaattagctgggtaacGTGGTAACgcacacttgtgatcccagctactcgggaggctgaggcaggagaattgcttgaacccagggaacggaggttgcagtgagccgagattgcaccattgcactccagcctgggtgacagagcaagattccatctttaaaaaaaaaaaaaaaaaaaaaaaatggagtggaaaaattgtcagcctcagcctcagaacTTTCCTCTCTGGGTTCTTTCTGCAAAGAACGTTTGCAAAATACCAGACCTTCCACTGCCGTCAAGTCAGATgagctttaattattttttcttataaagaagTAACAGTTCTTAGAAAGCTAGGACTTTGCATTCTCAACCCATTAAACACCTGTCTGCAAACACCATCGTGGCcaaacgcagtggctcacgcctgtaatcccaaaattttgggaggccgaggcgggcggatcacgaggtcaggagttcgagaccagcctggccaacatagtgaaacctcgtctctactaaaaatacaaaaaattagccaggcgtggtggtgggcacctgtaatctcagctacccgggaggctgaggcagaattgcttgaacctgggaggcggaggttgcagtgagccgagatcacaccattgcactccagcccaggcgaccgtatgagactctgtctctaaataaataaataaataaataaataaacaccatTCTATAACATCCTCTGTGTTATAAGCATCATAGACACTACAAGGTAGGGGTTCTTAAAACATCAGAAAACTCATTTGAATTCTGAAGAGTAAACATCACTGACTTTAATACACACCTATAAAACCCTTGTACCTTGAATGTCCCTGATAGAGGAGGGTCCTCCCCCACCAACTCCCTACCAACTCCATCAGTCACTTGTGGCAGTGAGGCTCAGGCAGCACTTTCTGAAGAAAGGGATGGCAATATCCCATATCCTACTAGATGGGACTAAAATTAACTCTGATCATCCCAGAACAGTTGAGTGCCTCCTAAATAACCACTAGAAATAGCTCAGAACCACGCAGGAGGCAGCCTGGCTCCCAGGCAGCTTCCAGAGGGTTCTGGGCAGGAGTCTCAgaatgtggaaaaactgtctgCAAGTGATGACATGTGGGAAAAGGGTAGGGGTTtaagttttggtttttttcctgctgtctcagcaggggaaaaaaatgaaaggttcTGCTCTCACCTCTAGCTATTCCCTCCTCTCTAACACAGTCATGAAATAAAACAATTGTTAAGTACTTGACCTAGCCAAGTCTGTCTGAGGGGGATGGACTGGAGTCTAAGGGAGGGAAGCAGCCAGTTGAGTATCTGAGAAACACCCTGGGACCTGAGCAGCCCGGAGGAATACAGGGCTGGAGCCCCTCACACAGACCAGAGGTGGGGGCTGGGCCAGGAAGCCCCTCACGTGGACAGAGGTGGGAGCTGGCTAGCCAAGGGATGTTTGGGGACTGCTGGCAGTGAGCCAGCCACATGTTGACAGCAGAGTCTTGCTACAGAGCCCAGACAGAAGGGAGGTCCCTGAGAATGCCACCCTCCCCAGTCTTACCAGATGGAGTAAGCTTCAGAGCCCTAGGCCCACCCCTGGCAGGACCTGCTTGTAAAAGGAACCCCAGAATGGCCAAGGCTAGACTTCTTTCCAACTGTGGCAAGAGGGGTgcacaaatggaaaaatgaggAAACCAGGTATTTCTCACACTTAGCACATGGGAACAGTTCACAACATCCAAGTCAGGATAACTGTTTACTAACAAAGGTGCTTTAATTTGAAAAGCATTTGAGGAAATCAATTAATGAAATAGTCTGGCCATTTGACTAACCAGTTCCACAAATTTCACATATCCATCGCTCAGATGAGCATATATCAAGTCAGAGGAAAcaaaacatgcacacatacaaaagtagaaagagaaaacacTCATGCCTTCAGAAGTTCACAAATTAAAAGCCCTTTAATAATATAAAGCAGTTGAACACTGGAATGTTTTTTTCTAGGTCATGAAAAAAGTGAATTCCAAATCTATGTAATAAACCTAAAATACAGCATCACTGTCTTCTGTTCTGGTGTttatcaaacctgcacatgagTTTTTAGAAGGTGAATTGGGGATGCTTGAGAATGTATTTTCTCCAAACAGATGGAGCCTGAAAACTGTGTGATTTTCCAAACCAAGTGGAGAAAAGCAGGAAGAAACTGGTGTTTAGCTGGTCAGCAGACGGGGATCCCCAGGATGCAAACAGCCTTGGCCATTAGGAGCCTCGCCTGGAACAGGGCCCCCACAAAGCTCCTGAGCCTGGGCCACTTCACTCAGGCTCCTGTTCCCCATCTCCAGGCTCGCAGTGGACAGAACTCCGCTTTCTGAAGAAAGAAGAAGGTAACTGTATCACGTGCTAACAACTTAAAGTTCTGAAATACTTTGCTTCTCACTTGAAGAAGTCCTAGAACAAAAGCCTACAGGCGAGGCCCTAAGAAATCCAACTGGCAATGTCCCGGAAGTACAGTTCCTGCCAAGGTGGGGATCTAAGCCCAGGGCCATCAACCGCAGCTTGGTCCAAACGCTCTGAGCAGTGGTTTTGGCTCTGTGGCCAGAGCCTTGTCTGAAGAACCCTGGGCCCTGCCGGCTGCCAGAGAACCACTCTAAGCATCTGTGGCCTCATCCTCCCCTTCGGCCCAGTCAGACCATCACCAGCTGCGTTCCTCAAACCATCTTTGAGGGTTCCGACCCCTTCTGCCAGGAGCTCCCATGACACCTGCCCACCCTCCAAGGCCCAAAGCCACACCCTGAACCCCAGTGGTGTCAGAGGCCTCTGGACAGAATCAAACCCCCTCTCACAGGTGACAGGTCAGCTATAGGCCCTGACATTTGTGTCCAAGACAGCATGGGGGAGAGAGCCTCCGTTTCCTCCTTTTGACCTAGGAAGGCAGCTTGGGGACCTTGTTATTCCAAGTGAAGTCACGCAGGGTGGAGGGATGCTGAGAAGCCTTACCTGGCTTGTTTACTCGACACACCTCTTCCCATGTGTAGTCAGCAAGATTCACAGGCTGTGTTACCCACGGGTCCGTCACCAGCTTCTCCAAGGTGGTGCGCTTCTCAGGGACTGGCTGCAGCAGCCCGGACACAAGGCTCATGAGTTCTGAGGACACAAAGAACACAGACAGTAGGTCCAGATTGGGATGAAGTGGAGCACATCTCAGATTCCTGGGTGCCCACCACCCCCCGCAGAGCCTCTGACTGGGCAGGAGGCAGCCCAGGAACCTCTAGTGCAGGGCCCAGCTGTGCTTGGACAGAAGCTGCAGGAAACACTCATTGCCTCTGAAATGAAAGCTTGGAGTTCAAGATGCCATCTCACTCAATCAGAATCCAAGTGGTGCAGAGGTTCCTAACTGCTCTGTTCTCAGGGGCTCTGGCTATGCAGAGCTGTGAATAACGCAGGGTTAACATGACAGGTGAGGGGATGCCAGCACAAGCTGAGAGGAGCCCCCAGCCTTGCATCTGGATTCGGGCCCCATTTCCTTTAACCATGTAGGCACCAACTCAACAGGGCCACTTGGAGCCTCACTGTCCTGGCTGCAAGTGTGTTTCTCACAAGAGGGTCTCTAAGATCCAAAGAGGAAcattaataaaaactaaattatcaAGATGTTTTAAAGTCATACGCAAATTATTTGatgaatagaaaagaaacaaatgagattGTTGATATGGACAGAGATACACTGAAGAATgaggaaatgggaaaaaaaagtggCTGGTCTCTAAGGACAGTGTCGACTGTCTACTGCTTGCAGCTCACGCTCACCTTTGGACACCAGGTATGGCGGGTGGATGGCAGCCTCCACGGTCTCCTCCAGCTCACAGAAGGGGTTCTCCTCAAAGACCAGTGTGTACAGAGTGACTCCCAGAGACCACATCTCCAGCTCCGGCCCTCTGTAGctgtgaggaggaggaggcatcAGGACGCCATGGCGCTCAGCACGGGCTTGCCAAGCCCGCCCATGGGAAGCACCGTGGCCCTTCCCGACCAGCACACAGGCCAGGCAGTGGTTTCCCAAGAGGGTCA from Pongo abelii isolate AG06213 chromosome 11, NHGRI_mPonAbe1-v2.0_pri, whole genome shotgun sequence carries:
- the MTERF4 gene encoding transcription termination factor 4, mitochondrial isoform X1, with the translated sequence MAAFSRQVLDVHRLVPLTWACMARQTPHLGEKRRTTASLLRKLTTASNGGVTEELSCVRSNNYVQEPECRRNLVQCLLEKQGTPVEQRSLELERVITSLLDMGFSNAHINELLSVRRGASPQQFLDIISEFILLGLNPEPVCVVLKKSPQLLKLPIMQMRKRSSYLRKLGLEEGKLKRVLYCCPEIFTMRQQDINDTVRLLKEKCLFTVQQVTKILHSCPSVLREDLGQLEYKFQYAYFRMGIKHPDIVKSEYLQYSLTKIKQRHIYLERLGRYQTPDKKGQTQIPNPLLKDILRVSEAEFLARTACTSVEEFEVFKKLLAREEEESESSTSDDKRASLDEDDDDEDDDEAEDNDEDEDDDEEEQL